A section of the Triticum dicoccoides isolate Atlit2015 ecotype Zavitan chromosome 7A, WEW_v2.0, whole genome shotgun sequence genome encodes:
- the LOC119330597 gene encoding probable polygalacturonase isoform X2: MAYATVHGAPMTRPCPRPSAPLIVFLVLLASCYLALTRLPSAAPLAALIAPSAGHGSGHGAVDSCAGFYRGAGAAGRRAVTASVEEFGAVGDGVTSNTAAFRRAVAALEERGAGGGARLEVPAGRWLTGSFNLTSRFTLFLHHGAVILGSQDPEEWPLIAPLPSYGRGRERLGPRHISLIHGQDLNDVVITGSNGTIDGQGRMWWELWWNRTLNHTRGHLIELVNSTNVLISNVTLRNSPFWTVHPVYCRNVVIKDLTILAPLNAPNTDGIDPDSSSEVCIEDCYIESGDDLVAVKSGWDQYGISVGKPSSNIIIQRVSGTTPTCSGVGFGSEMSGGISNVLVRDLHIWNSASAVRLKTDVGRGGYITNITIANVTMEKVKVPIRFSRGSDDHSDDNAHRCWRRCTARFTRGYASETLA; this comes from the exons ATGGCGTACGCCACCGTCCATGGCGCGCCCATGACACGCCCGTGCCCGCGTCCGTCAGCCCCCCTGATCGTCTTCCTCGTCCTGCTCGCTTCCTGCtacctcgccctcacgcgcctcCCCTCCGCGGCCCCGCTAGCCGCCCTGATCGCCCCCTCCGCGGGCCATGGCTCCGGCCACGGCGCTGTCGACAGCTGTGCCGGGTTCTACCGCGGCGCcggcgcggcggggaggcgcgCGGTAACAGCCTCGGTGGAGGAGTTCGGGGCCGTGGGCGATGGGGTCACGTCCaacacggcggcgttccggcgtgCCGTGGCTGCGCTGGAGGAGAggggtgctggcggcggcgccagGCTGGAGGTGCCGGCAGGGAGGTGGCTCACGGGGAGCTTCAACCTCACCAGCCGCTTCACGCTCTTCCTGCACCATGGCGCGGTCATCCTCGGCTCCCAG GATCCAGAagagtggcctctcattgcaccttTGCCTTCTTACGGGCGCGGAAGGGAAAGATTAGGACCGCGCCACATTAGCCTCATACATGGGCAAGATCTAAATGATGTTGTTATTACTG GTAGCAATGGGACCATTGATGGCCAAGGCCGGATGTGGTGGGAGCTATGGTGGAACCGGACTTTGAACCACACAAGAGGTCATCTCATCGAGCTCGTGAATTCAACCAACGTCCTGATCTCCAATGTCACCCTACGCAACTCCCCATTTTGGACAGTGCATCCGGTCTATTGCAG AAACGTGGTGATAAAGGATTTGACTATACTAGCTCCCCTGAATGCTCCAAACACTGATGGCATTGATCCAG ACTCAAGTTCAGAAGTTTGTATCGAGGACTGCTATATCGAAAGTGGAGATGACCTGGTTGCTGTCAAGAGTGGTTGGGATCAGTATGGGATATCTGTAGGCAAACCCAGCTCAAACATTATCATCCAGCGGGTTTCAGGCACCACACCTACGTGCTCCGGTGTGGGTTTCGGAAGTGAGATGTCGGGTGGGATATCAAACGTGCTTGTCCGCGACCTGCACATATGGAACTCTGCTTCCGCGGTGAGGCTAAAGACCGATGTGGGGCGTGGCGGGTACATAACCAACATCACCATCGCCAATGTGACGATGGAGAAGGTCAAGGTGCCAATAAGGTTCAGCCGGGGTTCAGATGACCACTCGGACGACAA CGCGCACCGATGCTGGAGGCGGTGCACGGCGCGGTTTACGAGGGGATATGCTTCAGAAACGTTAGCCTGA
- the LOC119330597 gene encoding probable polygalacturonase isoform X1, translated as MAYATVHGAPMTRPCPRPSAPLIVFLVLLASCYLALTRLPSAAPLAALIAPSAGHGSGHGAVDSCAGFYRGAGAAGRRAVTASVEEFGAVGDGVTSNTAAFRRAVAALEERGAGGGARLEVPAGRWLTGSFNLTSRFTLFLHHGAVILGSQDPEEWPLIAPLPSYGRGRERLGPRHISLIHGQDLNDVVITGSNGTIDGQGRMWWELWWNRTLNHTRGHLIELVNSTNVLISNVTLRNSPFWTVHPVYCRNVVIKDLTILAPLNAPNTDGIDPDSSSEVCIEDCYIESGDDLVAVKSGWDQYGISVGKPSSNIIIQRVSGTTPTCSGVGFGSEMSGGISNVLVRDLHIWNSASAVRLKTDVGRGGYITNITIANVTMEKVKVPIRFSRGSDDHSDDKYDRTALPMISDIHIVDIVGVDVQRAPMLEAVHGAVYEGICFRNVSLTAIRRQIRWQCESVYGEAHEVFPAPCEELRNNGSSSSWCGLP; from the exons ATGGCGTACGCCACCGTCCATGGCGCGCCCATGACACGCCCGTGCCCGCGTCCGTCAGCCCCCCTGATCGTCTTCCTCGTCCTGCTCGCTTCCTGCtacctcgccctcacgcgcctcCCCTCCGCGGCCCCGCTAGCCGCCCTGATCGCCCCCTCCGCGGGCCATGGCTCCGGCCACGGCGCTGTCGACAGCTGTGCCGGGTTCTACCGCGGCGCcggcgcggcggggaggcgcgCGGTAACAGCCTCGGTGGAGGAGTTCGGGGCCGTGGGCGATGGGGTCACGTCCaacacggcggcgttccggcgtgCCGTGGCTGCGCTGGAGGAGAggggtgctggcggcggcgccagGCTGGAGGTGCCGGCAGGGAGGTGGCTCACGGGGAGCTTCAACCTCACCAGCCGCTTCACGCTCTTCCTGCACCATGGCGCGGTCATCCTCGGCTCCCAG GATCCAGAagagtggcctctcattgcaccttTGCCTTCTTACGGGCGCGGAAGGGAAAGATTAGGACCGCGCCACATTAGCCTCATACATGGGCAAGATCTAAATGATGTTGTTATTACTG GTAGCAATGGGACCATTGATGGCCAAGGCCGGATGTGGTGGGAGCTATGGTGGAACCGGACTTTGAACCACACAAGAGGTCATCTCATCGAGCTCGTGAATTCAACCAACGTCCTGATCTCCAATGTCACCCTACGCAACTCCCCATTTTGGACAGTGCATCCGGTCTATTGCAG AAACGTGGTGATAAAGGATTTGACTATACTAGCTCCCCTGAATGCTCCAAACACTGATGGCATTGATCCAG ACTCAAGTTCAGAAGTTTGTATCGAGGACTGCTATATCGAAAGTGGAGATGACCTGGTTGCTGTCAAGAGTGGTTGGGATCAGTATGGGATATCTGTAGGCAAACCCAGCTCAAACATTATCATCCAGCGGGTTTCAGGCACCACACCTACGTGCTCCGGTGTGGGTTTCGGAAGTGAGATGTCGGGTGGGATATCAAACGTGCTTGTCCGCGACCTGCACATATGGAACTCTGCTTCCGCGGTGAGGCTAAAGACCGATGTGGGGCGTGGCGGGTACATAACCAACATCACCATCGCCAATGTGACGATGGAGAAGGTCAAGGTGCCAATAAGGTTCAGCCGGGGTTCAGATGACCACTCGGACGACAAGTATGACCGAACAGCGCTACCGATGATCAGTGACATCCATATTGTTGACATTGTTGGTGTGGATGTGCAGCGCGCACCGATGCTGGAGGCGGTGCACGGCGCGGTTTACGAGGGGATATGCTTCAGAAACGTTAGCCTGACAGCGATAAGGCGTCAGATACGGTGGCAATGCGAGTCTGTGTACGGAGAGGCGCATGAAGTTTTCCCTGCACCTTGTGAAGAATTGAGGAATAATggatcttcttcttcttggtgtgGCCTTCCCTGA